A region of Fibrobacter sp. UWT2 DNA encodes the following proteins:
- a CDS encoding ABC transporter permease produces MLKQYPMLRYVLQKGFWYLLTFVFAVALNFALPRLGDNNPVDIIMGQAGKGLSPTEAQKKKAELLVSFGMAELDDQGNVIYEPEVDENGQMVTRKVAKLDDAGNPVLVTVKEVNEDGTPKMVERQKVDAEGKPVFEEKPVLDAKGKPVMEKKGKKKVAKVEQVAVMEQVQAERQDTVMVDEVVLKTDPKLSSAFSQFLRYIANVFKGDLGLSYQNNEPVTNVIKKSLPWTLLIQAPTILLGWIIGNLLGAFAAYKRGIFDKVFFPCAMFLNGVPYFVFGMLLVAMFSITLGWFPAMGAYSSDIPELTFSWTCIKSVAWYYILPFFSCFPILLSGQATGMRSMSIYELGTDYMKYAKWLGLREGKIISYVFRNAMLPQLTGLAQSLGAMVGGALITEMIFSYPGLGMAMLNAIQKNDYATIQGCTLMISTCVLVANYAVDVLIAVFDPRVKAGLQMGGK; encoded by the coding sequence ATGCTTAAACAATATCCTATGCTACGCTATGTCCTGCAGAAGGGGTTCTGGTATCTCCTGACCTTCGTTTTTGCAGTGGCATTGAACTTCGCCTTGCCGCGTCTTGGCGATAATAACCCGGTCGACATTATCATGGGTCAGGCCGGTAAGGGTCTTTCTCCGACTGAAGCTCAGAAGAAGAAAGCCGAACTCCTGGTGTCCTTCGGTATGGCCGAACTCGACGATCAGGGCAACGTGATTTATGAACCGGAAGTCGACGAAAATGGTCAGATGGTTACCCGCAAGGTCGCCAAGCTCGACGACGCTGGCAATCCGGTACTCGTGACCGTGAAGGAAGTCAACGAAGACGGTACCCCGAAGATGGTGGAACGCCAGAAGGTTGACGCCGAAGGCAAGCCGGTCTTCGAAGAAAAGCCGGTTCTCGATGCCAAGGGTAAGCCGGTCATGGAAAAGAAGGGCAAGAAGAAAGTCGCTAAGGTCGAACAGGTTGCCGTGATGGAACAGGTTCAGGCCGAACGCCAGGACACCGTGATGGTTGACGAAGTCGTCCTCAAGACCGACCCGAAGCTTTCTTCCGCATTCTCCCAGTTCCTCCGTTACATTGCCAACGTGTTCAAGGGTGACCTCGGTCTCTCTTACCAGAACAACGAACCGGTGACCAACGTGATCAAGAAGTCCCTCCCGTGGACGCTCCTCATCCAGGCTCCGACCATTTTGCTCGGCTGGATCATTGGTAACTTGCTCGGTGCCTTCGCTGCTTACAAGCGTGGCATCTTCGACAAGGTGTTCTTCCCCTGCGCCATGTTCCTGAACGGTGTGCCATACTTCGTGTTCGGTATGCTCCTGGTGGCAATGTTCTCCATTACGCTCGGCTGGTTCCCGGCCATGGGTGCTTACAGTTCCGACATCCCGGAACTCACCTTCTCCTGGACCTGCATCAAGAGCGTCGCTTGGTACTACATCCTCCCGTTCTTCAGCTGCTTCCCGATTCTTCTTTCGGGTCAGGCAACGGGTATGCGCTCCATGTCGATTTATGAACTCGGTACTGACTACATGAAGTACGCCAAGTGGCTCGGTCTTCGCGAAGGCAAGATCATCAGCTACGTGTTCCGTAACGCAATGCTCCCGCAGCTCACCGGTCTTGCCCAGAGCCTCGGTGCCATGGTGGGTGGCGCACTCATTACCGAAATGATCTTCTCTTATCCGGGCCTCGGTATGGCAATGCTCAACGCCATCCAGAAGAACGACTACGCAACGATTCAGGGTTGTACCCTCATGATTTCGACCTGCGTGCTCGTCGCCAACTACGCCGTTGACGTGCTCATCGCCGTGTTCGATCCGCGCGTGAAGGCCGGTCTCCAAATGGGAGGTAAGTAA
- the leuS gene encoding leucine--tRNA ligase, producing MAKYNPQEIETKWQAYWAEHQTFKTGTDKSKPKFYCLDMFPYPSGAGLHVGHPEGYTATDIICRYKRSKGFNVLHPMGWDAFGLPAEQYAIQTGTHPAITTKKNCDNFRRQIQRLGLSYDWEKEVNTTDPKYYKWTQWIFKRLYGTWFDDEQQKGRPIEELPIPAEVEKEGTKAVRLYKDSKRLAYYADAQVWWCKHCKIVCANEEVLNDGSHEKCGTKEVERRNLKQWLMRIPHYGDRLLKGLDKLDWPQGVKDMQKNWIGKSQGAEVDFAIADANGKPTENKLRVYTTRCDTLFGATYMVVAPEHKLVPTLTTPEQKEAVEAYVHAAALKSDLDRTELAKEKTGVFSGSYAINPLTGTKIPVWVADYVLTGYGTGAIMAVPAHDTRDFEFAKKFNLPVICIMEPDASCPEDVKPQVLAGEACWAADGTYINSQNDTLCLNGLNKEAGKAKVIEWLEANKIGKATVNYKLRDWLFSRQRYWGEPFPIIHWEDGEISTVDDAELPVQLPDLQDYKPGDGGQSPLANATEWLNVVDKNGRKGVRETNTMPQWAGSCWYYLRYIDACNGDAFLAKELEKYWMPVDLYVGGAEHAVLHLLYSRFWHKVLFDLGLVSTDEPFQKLFNQGMILAFAYEDAAGSKVPTDEVEEKNGKFFKKGTDIELKQIVAKMSKSLKNVVNPDDVVRDYGADSLRLYEMFMGPLDAVKPWQTKGIEGMNRFLGRAWRSVVGDDDAAPVFVDEAAPEEIQKIMHQSIIKVTSDIENMSFNTAISQLMIFNNEMMKMDKRYREPCETFVKLLQPFAPHIAEEMWSILGHEGSLTNVAWPEADASKAVENTVEVVFQVNGKLRAKANVAKDMDKAALEALAMANERVQEFTAGKTVVKVIAVPGKLVNIVVK from the coding sequence ATGGCTAAGTATAATCCGCAAGAAATTGAAACCAAGTGGCAGGCTTATTGGGCTGAACATCAGACCTTCAAGACTGGCACTGACAAGTCTAAGCCCAAGTTCTACTGCCTGGACATGTTCCCGTATCCTAGTGGCGCTGGCCTCCATGTGGGTCACCCCGAAGGTTACACCGCAACGGATATCATTTGCCGCTACAAGCGCTCCAAGGGTTTCAACGTCTTGCACCCCATGGGTTGGGATGCTTTCGGCCTCCCCGCTGAACAGTATGCAATTCAGACCGGAACACACCCGGCAATCACCACCAAGAAAAACTGCGACAATTTCCGCCGTCAGATCCAGCGCCTTGGTCTTTCTTACGACTGGGAAAAGGAAGTGAACACCACTGACCCGAAGTATTACAAGTGGACCCAGTGGATCTTCAAGCGCCTTTATGGCACCTGGTTCGATGACGAACAGCAGAAGGGCCGCCCCATCGAAGAACTGCCCATCCCCGCCGAAGTGGAAAAGGAAGGCACCAAGGCCGTTCGCCTTTACAAGGATTCCAAGCGCCTTGCTTATTACGCCGACGCTCAGGTCTGGTGGTGCAAGCACTGCAAGATTGTTTGCGCTAACGAAGAAGTTCTGAATGACGGTTCTCATGAAAAGTGCGGCACCAAGGAAGTGGAACGCCGTAACCTGAAGCAGTGGCTCATGCGCATCCCGCATTATGGCGACCGCTTGCTGAAGGGCCTCGATAAGCTGGATTGGCCCCAGGGCGTGAAGGACATGCAGAAGAACTGGATCGGCAAGAGCCAGGGTGCAGAAGTGGATTTTGCCATCGCTGATGCAAACGGCAAGCCCACCGAAAACAAGCTCCGCGTTTATACCACCCGTTGCGACACCCTGTTTGGTGCAACCTACATGGTGGTGGCTCCTGAACACAAGCTGGTTCCGACCCTCACTACCCCGGAACAGAAGGAAGCTGTGGAAGCCTACGTTCACGCTGCCGCCCTCAAGAGCGATCTGGACCGTACCGAACTCGCCAAGGAAAAGACCGGCGTGTTCTCTGGCTCCTACGCCATCAACCCGCTGACCGGCACCAAGATTCCGGTTTGGGTGGCTGACTACGTTTTGACTGGCTACGGCACCGGCGCTATCATGGCTGTGCCCGCCCACGATACCCGCGACTTCGAATTCGCAAAGAAGTTCAACCTGCCTGTTATCTGCATCATGGAACCGGACGCATCCTGCCCGGAAGACGTGAAGCCCCAGGTTCTCGCTGGCGAAGCATGCTGGGCTGCCGACGGCACCTACATCAATAGCCAGAACGACACCCTTTGCCTCAACGGCCTCAACAAGGAAGCTGGCAAGGCTAAGGTGATCGAATGGCTCGAAGCCAACAAGATCGGTAAGGCTACCGTGAACTACAAGCTCCGCGACTGGCTCTTCAGCCGTCAGCGCTACTGGGGTGAACCGTTCCCCATCATCCACTGGGAAGATGGCGAAATCTCTACCGTCGACGATGCAGAACTCCCCGTGCAGCTGCCGGACCTGCAGGACTACAAGCCGGGTGACGGCGGTCAGTCTCCGCTGGCCAACGCAACCGAATGGCTCAACGTTGTAGACAAGAACGGCCGCAAGGGCGTTCGCGAAACCAACACCATGCCGCAGTGGGCTGGTTCCTGCTGGTACTACCTCCGCTATATTGACGCTTGCAACGGCGACGCATTCCTGGCCAAGGAACTTGAAAAGTACTGGATGCCCGTTGACCTGTATGTGGGCGGTGCAGAACACGCTGTGCTCCACTTGCTGTACAGCCGTTTCTGGCACAAGGTCCTCTTCGACCTGGGCCTCGTCTCTACCGACGAACCCTTCCAGAAGCTCTTTAACCAGGGCATGATTCTTGCCTTCGCTTACGAAGACGCAGCCGGCTCCAAGGTTCCCACCGACGAAGTGGAAGAAAAGAACGGCAAGTTCTTCAAGAAGGGTACCGACATCGAACTGAAGCAGATTGTTGCCAAGATGAGTAAGTCCCTGAAGAACGTTGTGAACCCGGACGACGTGGTTCGTGACTACGGTGCAGACAGCCTTCGTTTGTACGAAATGTTCATGGGTCCTCTGGATGCCGTGAAGCCTTGGCAGACCAAGGGCATCGAAGGTATGAACCGCTTCCTGGGCCGCGCATGGCGTTCTGTGGTAGGCGACGACGATGCAGCTCCCGTCTTCGTTGACGAAGCCGCTCCGGAAGAAATCCAGAAGATTATGCACCAGTCCATCATCAAGGTGACCAGCGACATTGAAAACATGAGCTTCAATACCGCTATCAGCCAGCTGATGATCTTCAACAACGAAATGATGAAGATGGACAAGCGCTACCGCGAACCTTGCGAAACCTTCGTAAAGCTCCTGCAGCCCTTTGCACCCCACATCGCCGAAGAAATGTGGAGCATCCTGGGTCATGAAGGTTCCCTCACCAACGTGGCTTGGCCTGAAGCTGACGCAAGCAAGGCTGTGGAAAACACCGTCGAAGTCGTGTTCCAGGTGAACGGCAAGCTCCGCGCCAAGGCAAATGTCGCCAAGGACATGGACAAGGCTGCTCTCGAAGCCCTCGCCATGGCTAACGAACGCGTTCAAGAGTTTACTGCTGGCAAGACTGTGGTTAAGGTTATCGCCGTGCCGGGTAAGCTGGTGAATATTGTGGTGAAGTAA
- a CDS encoding ABC transporter ATP-binding protein → MSENVFEVENLGLYYLGRFGDKTHAVTDVSFSMKKGEILGIAGESGCGKSTLVSGLMGMCIPPLYPEKGDVRVRVGDHMESLMHRKLEDVRANVLAQQVSMIPQGAFNALNPVRKIKDIAADVIAAHQQPGKKLDSKEIYDRLCERFDLFGMDTKRVLNSYPIQLTAGERQRSVIGISTLLNPQMVIADEPTSALDVSTQKEVIKMIFDLLDKGIFSTMIFITHELPLLYHVADNIAIMYAGEIVEYGTADQVVKDPRHPYTQALMGAMLSTEASQRTRHPVAIEGAPPSLKNKIVGCRFAPRCKKACPDCKKNTQNIRIVGDRQVRCDYAV, encoded by the coding sequence ATGTCTGAAAATGTATTTGAAGTAGAAAATCTCGGCCTCTATTACCTTGGCCGTTTCGGCGACAAGACTCATGCCGTGACGGATGTGTCCTTCTCCATGAAGAAGGGTGAAATCCTCGGTATCGCAGGTGAATCTGGTTGTGGTAAGTCCACCTTGGTGTCTGGCCTTATGGGCATGTGCATTCCGCCGCTTTATCCTGAAAAGGGTGACGTACGTGTGCGCGTGGGCGACCACATGGAATCCCTGATGCACCGCAAGCTCGAAGACGTGCGCGCCAACGTGCTCGCCCAGCAGGTTTCCATGATCCCGCAGGGTGCATTCAACGCCTTGAACCCGGTTCGTAAAATCAAGGACATCGCAGCCGACGTGATCGCTGCTCACCAGCAGCCGGGCAAGAAGCTCGACAGCAAGGAAATTTACGACCGTCTTTGCGAACGTTTCGACTTGTTCGGTATGGACACCAAGCGCGTGCTGAACTCTTATCCGATTCAGCTCACCGCCGGTGAACGCCAGCGTTCCGTGATCGGTATTTCCACCTTGCTCAACCCGCAGATGGTGATCGCTGACGAACCGACTTCCGCTCTGGACGTTTCTACCCAGAAAGAAGTGATCAAGATGATCTTTGACTTGCTCGACAAGGGCATCTTCTCTACCATGATCTTCATTACCCACGAACTTCCGCTCCTGTACCACGTGGCTGACAATATCGCCATCATGTACGCCGGCGAAATCGTGGAATACGGTACGGCTGACCAGGTCGTTAAGGACCCGCGTCACCCCTATACGCAGGCTCTGATGGGCGCTATGCTTTCTACCGAAGCTTCCCAGCGTACCCGTCATCCGGTGGCTATCGAAGGTGCACCTCCGAGCCTCAAGAACAAGATCGTGGGTTGCCGCTTTGCACCCCGTTGCAAGAAGGCATGCCCCGACTGCAAGAAGAATACCCAGAACATCCGCATTGTAGGCGACCGTCAAGTGAGGTGCGATTATGCTGTCTGA
- a CDS encoding ABC transporter permease, whose product MLKLLRNLLKSPMFVIGISIFVLTLLIALFGPLFYSVDTHARDILAGPYAGSSSEHLLGTDHLGRDYVSLLIAGLRSSLYVGFVAGIIATTIGVLIGLFGGFRGGWIDEVLNMFTNLFIVIPQFVILVLISSAVKDGRSLTLIGLIIGLTAWSWSARAVRAQASSLRSRDHIALARINGASTLTIVIKHVLPYLLSYVFMVFIMQVGSGILSEASISMIGLGPVDTTSLGIILNQAKDNGALADSIWIAFIPATLVVTLTVFALYLINTSMEGVFNPRLRK is encoded by the coding sequence ATGTTGAAACTCTTAAGAAACCTTCTCAAGTCCCCGATGTTCGTCATCGGTATCTCGATCTTCGTGCTCACGCTCCTGATCGCGCTTTTTGGACCTCTCTTCTACAGCGTCGATACTCACGCCCGTGACATTCTCGCTGGTCCGTATGCAGGTTCTTCTTCTGAACACTTGCTCGGTACTGACCACCTCGGCCGTGACTATGTATCGCTCTTGATCGCTGGTCTCCGCAGCTCTCTCTATGTGGGCTTTGTGGCCGGTATCATCGCTACCACGATCGGTGTGCTTATCGGTCTGTTCGGCGGTTTCCGCGGCGGATGGATTGACGAAGTTCTGAACATGTTCACGAACCTCTTCATCGTGATTCCGCAGTTCGTGATCCTCGTGCTCATCAGCTCTGCCGTGAAGGACGGTCGTTCCCTCACCTTGATCGGTCTCATCATCGGTCTTACCGCATGGAGCTGGTCTGCTCGTGCAGTGCGTGCCCAGGCATCTTCTCTGCGTAGCCGCGACCACATCGCTCTCGCTCGCATCAACGGTGCATCCACGCTCACGATCGTGATCAAGCATGTGCTTCCGTACTTGCTCTCTTACGTGTTCATGGTGTTCATCATGCAGGTGGGTTCGGGTATTCTTTCCGAAGCTTCTATCTCCATGATCGGCCTTGGCCCTGTCGATACGACTAGCCTCGGTATCATCTTGAACCAGGCAAAGGACAACGGCGCTCTGGCCGACTCCATCTGGATTGCCTTCATTCCGGCAACCCTCGTGGTGACCCTTACGGTGTTTGCCCTTTACCTCATCAATACTTCTATGGAAGGCGTCTTTAACCCGCGTCTGCGCAAATAA
- a CDS encoding ABC transporter substrate-binding protein, with protein MIGLKSIARTALALSASGALLSGCGDASSEGDLGGALPRQQTLYLSGQQNDAPGSFNPLAESWMASWPVGGRFNLMYEPLITYNSLNGKIEPLLGTLVEELSNNDSIVVDLNPAAKWSDGKPVTSVDVTFMFLRGSINSTEQISAIHIDTLKKGEEGAFERLSFMVAKDKRNNPLTVRDMLQATRIAPSHVFEPLIKEKGLDETKKLPMDQNPVVSGPYNLRSADPNKIILERRDDYWGNAALHDGQLPAPKFIVHPIYKNNEHNTIAMREGNLDASQSFIPRIARKASAGVHTWWNEPPYFRPGAMPMLVINTLKEPLNDKRFRRALATAIDYNALRQFAVSNYTSTLKAGLIMPTDLEGKYIVDEDLDKYGVNLGISDEAERLAAVKQILSEAGFKSVFNDDGTLDHMENAKGERLPTLYITSPNGWTDWEAMVTIAVEGMRKAGIDIREGFVDGGSYWPAMGLGNFDLVMHKPVADVTPSLPWSRFNEIMASRDWQPLGAWAGVNIGRYNQPGTEGFRPEVDQLLSAIPLMTDSVEIAKAYRELNKIFMEDQPSIPLVYLPEQFYEFSDRVWTNWPTAENPYAPAQLPWVASGTKILWNLKLAK; from the coding sequence ATGATTGGACTTAAATCGATTGCCAGGACGGCGCTCGCGCTCTCGGCATCCGGTGCACTCCTTTCGGGTTGCGGCGACGCTTCTTCGGAAGGTGATCTGGGTGGAGCGCTTCCCCGTCAACAGACGCTGTACTTGTCGGGCCAGCAGAACGACGCTCCGGGTTCCTTTAACCCGCTTGCCGAAAGCTGGATGGCTTCCTGGCCGGTGGGCGGACGTTTCAACCTGATGTACGAACCGCTCATCACGTACAACTCCTTGAACGGTAAGATCGAACCCCTTCTGGGTACCTTGGTCGAGGAACTCTCCAATAACGACTCTATCGTTGTGGACCTGAACCCCGCCGCCAAGTGGAGCGATGGCAAGCCGGTGACCTCCGTGGACGTGACCTTCATGTTCCTGCGTGGCTCCATCAACTCTACCGAACAGATTTCTGCAATCCATATCGACACCCTGAAGAAGGGCGAAGAAGGTGCATTCGAACGCCTTTCGTTCATGGTTGCAAAAGACAAGCGTAACAACCCGTTGACCGTGCGCGACATGTTGCAGGCAACGCGTATCGCTCCGTCTCACGTGTTTGAACCGCTGATCAAGGAAAAGGGCCTCGACGAAACGAAGAAGCTCCCGATGGATCAGAACCCGGTCGTTTCCGGTCCGTATAACCTGCGTAGCGCCGACCCGAACAAGATTATTCTTGAACGCCGCGACGACTACTGGGGCAACGCCGCCCTCCACGACGGTCAGCTCCCGGCTCCGAAGTTCATTGTTCACCCGATTTACAAGAACAACGAACACAACACGATTGCTATGCGTGAAGGCAACCTCGATGCCTCCCAGAGCTTCATTCCGCGTATTGCCCGTAAGGCTTCGGCCGGCGTCCACACCTGGTGGAACGAACCGCCTTATTTCCGCCCGGGTGCAATGCCGATGCTCGTGATCAACACCCTTAAGGAACCTCTGAACGACAAGCGTTTCCGTCGCGCCCTCGCTACGGCTATCGACTACAACGCTCTGCGTCAGTTCGCTGTATCTAACTACACCTCTACCCTGAAGGCCGGCCTCATCATGCCGACGGACCTCGAAGGCAAGTACATTGTCGACGAAGACCTCGACAAGTATGGCGTGAACCTCGGCATCAGCGACGAAGCCGAACGCCTCGCCGCCGTGAAGCAGATTCTTTCCGAAGCTGGCTTCAAGTCCGTGTTCAACGACGACGGCACCCTGGACCACATGGAAAATGCCAAGGGCGAGCGTCTCCCGACTCTCTACATCACTAGCCCGAACGGCTGGACTGACTGGGAAGCCATGGTGACTATCGCTGTCGAAGGTATGCGCAAGGCCGGTATCGATATTCGCGAAGGCTTCGTGGACGGCGGTTCTTACTGGCCGGCTATGGGTCTTGGCAACTTTGACCTCGTGATGCACAAGCCGGTTGCTGACGTTACCCCGTCTCTTCCGTGGAGCCGCTTCAACGAAATCATGGCAAGCCGCGACTGGCAGCCGCTCGGCGCTTGGGCCGGCGTGAACATCGGCCGTTACAACCAGCCGGGTACCGAAGGCTTCCGCCCCGAAGTGGACCAGCTCCTTTCCGCTATCCCTCTGATGACGGACTCCGTGGAAATCGCAAAGGCTTACCGCGAACTCAACAAGATCTTCATGGAAGACCAGCCCTCTATTCCGCTGGTTTACCTGCCTGAACAGTTCTACGAATTCAGCGATCGCGTGTGGACGAACTGGCCCACCGCCGAAAACCCGTACGCTCCGGCTCAGCTACCGTGGGTGGCTTCGGGCACCAAGATCCTCTGGAACTTAAAGCTTGCTAAATAA
- a CDS encoding O-acetylhomoserine aminocarboxypropyltransferase/cysteine synthase family protein gives MSKIETLCIQGGWQPKNGEPRVLPIYQSTTFKYETTNDMADLFDLKASGYFYTRLQNPTNDAVANKIAALEGGVAAMLTSSGQAANFYAVFNICESGDHFISTSAIYGGTSNLFSVTMKKLGIECTFVDQDASDEEIEKAFRPNTKCVFGETVANPAGKVLDLKRFADLAHKHGVPMIVDNTFPTPILCRPIEFGVDIVTHSTTKYMDGHAMAVGGCIVDSGNFDWEANHDRFKGLTEPDPSYHGLAYTKAFGKGAFITKATAQLMRDFGSIQSPQNAFLLNVGLETLHLRMPRHCENALACAKFLKNHPKVAWVNYAGLEGDKYYELAQKQFKGGLPCGVLTFGIKGGREKSIQFMDSLKMICIVTHVADARSCVLHPASHTHRQLSDEQLIEAGVAPDLIRFSVGIENVEDIIADLTQALDKV, from the coding sequence ATGTCTAAAATCGAAACCTTATGCATCCAGGGCGGTTGGCAGCCGAAAAACGGCGAACCGCGCGTGCTCCCCATCTACCAGAGCACCACTTTCAAGTACGAAACCACCAACGATATGGCCGACTTGTTCGACCTGAAGGCTTCGGGCTACTTCTATACCCGTCTGCAGAACCCGACCAACGACGCTGTCGCTAATAAGATTGCCGCTCTCGAAGGCGGTGTCGCAGCCATGCTCACAAGCTCCGGTCAGGCTGCCAACTTCTACGCCGTCTTCAATATCTGCGAATCCGGCGACCACTTTATCAGCACTTCCGCTATTTACGGCGGTACGAGCAACCTCTTCAGCGTTACCATGAAGAAGCTCGGTATCGAATGCACGTTCGTGGACCAGGATGCCAGCGACGAAGAAATCGAAAAGGCTTTCCGCCCGAACACCAAGTGCGTTTTCGGCGAAACCGTAGCAAACCCGGCTGGTAAGGTGCTTGACCTCAAGCGCTTTGCTGACCTTGCTCACAAGCACGGTGTTCCGATGATTGTCGACAACACCTTCCCGACCCCGATTCTCTGCCGTCCGATCGAATTTGGCGTGGACATCGTGACGCATTCTACCACTAAGTACATGGACGGCCACGCTATGGCAGTCGGTGGTTGCATTGTGGATAGCGGCAACTTCGACTGGGAAGCAAACCACGACCGTTTCAAGGGCCTTACCGAACCGGATCCGAGCTATCACGGTCTCGCTTACACGAAGGCTTTCGGCAAGGGTGCTTTCATTACGAAGGCTACCGCTCAGCTCATGCGCGATTTTGGCTCCATTCAGTCGCCGCAGAACGCTTTCCTCCTGAACGTGGGTCTTGAAACCTTGCACCTCCGCATGCCGCGCCACTGCGAAAACGCTCTCGCTTGCGCCAAGTTCCTCAAGAATCACCCGAAGGTTGCTTGGGTTAACTACGCTGGCCTCGAAGGCGACAAGTACTACGAACTTGCCCAGAAGCAGTTCAAGGGTGGCCTCCCGTGCGGCGTGCTTACGTTCGGCATCAAGGGTGGTCGTGAAAAGTCTATCCAGTTCATGGATAGCCTCAAGATGATTTGCATCGTGACTCACGTGGCTGACGCTCGTAGCTGCGTGCTGCATCCGGCAAGCCACACTCACCGTCAGCTTAGCGATGAACAGTTGATTGAAGCTGGTGTTGCACCTGATTTGATCCGTTTCAGCGTCGGTATCGAAAATGTTGAAGACATTATTGCCGACCTCACGCAGGCTCTCGACAAAGTGTAA
- a CDS encoding N-acetylmuramoyl-L-alanine amidase codes for MRPETIQKREDEFFSNLTNSAGVKYKLTQTTDIGHGIKIYSIRPDFDSYYYKVKTTKKSICLHFTVGYIKSDTTALSTKDNCVSVSYVVDRTGRIYEMFPDTEWSYHLGSGAVGGNGVMSKQSIGIEISNYGPLKLSGENLIDAYKNEYCKVSETQFYDKLNYRGYDYFASMTDVQISATAALIKYLGKKHDIPMNFKADDAPFANNAEAVAFKGVFYHTNVRKDKFDWPFGPSLKSLISACSDVLPQVEEAKADAVKTAAPSEATKVAEPVQEKPAEAIKPAETPKVEAKKAPEVKPAAKAQVSKPKTTPVKAPSLLESIISLVIQLLGGKKH; via the coding sequence ATGAGACCGGAGACCATCCAAAAGCGCGAAGACGAATTTTTCTCCAACCTGACCAACTCCGCAGGGGTCAAGTACAAGTTGACCCAGACGACCGATATTGGCCATGGGATAAAGATTTACTCCATCCGTCCGGATTTCGATTCTTATTATTACAAGGTCAAGACGACCAAGAAAAGCATTTGTCTGCATTTTACGGTCGGCTACATCAAATCAGATACGACCGCCCTCTCGACAAAGGACAACTGCGTCTCGGTATCCTACGTGGTAGACCGCACTGGAAGAATTTATGAGATGTTCCCCGATACCGAATGGAGCTACCACTTGGGTAGCGGCGCCGTCGGCGGAAACGGAGTCATGTCGAAGCAGTCTATCGGCATCGAGATTTCCAATTACGGCCCCTTGAAGCTTTCCGGCGAAAACCTCATAGACGCCTACAAGAACGAGTACTGCAAGGTGTCCGAGACCCAGTTCTACGATAAGTTGAACTACAGGGGCTACGATTATTTTGCCTCCATGACAGACGTTCAGATTTCTGCGACGGCAGCCCTCATCAAGTATCTCGGCAAAAAGCACGACATTCCCATGAACTTTAAGGCCGACGACGCCCCCTTCGCAAATAACGCAGAGGCTGTCGCCTTCAAGGGCGTTTTCTACCATACGAACGTACGCAAGGATAAATTCGACTGGCCCTTCGGTCCCTCGCTAAAGTCCCTCATCTCGGCATGCTCCGATGTACTTCCGCAAGTAGAAGAAGCCAAGGCCGACGCCGTCAAGACGGCCGCGCCCTCGGAAGCCACAAAGGTGGCCGAGCCCGTTCAGGAAAAGCCCGCTGAAGCAATCAAGCCTGCTGAAACCCCGAAGGTAGAAGCCAAGAAGGCCCCAGAAGTTAAACCCGCCGCAAAAGCACAAGTGAGCAAGCCCAAAACCACCCCGGTAAAGGCGCCTTCGCTCCTGGAAAGCATCATTTCCCTGGTCATCCAATTGCTCGGCGGAAAAAAGCATTAA
- a CDS encoding ABC transporter ATP-binding protein, whose amino-acid sequence MLSDKPVVFSAKRISKDFGAGKTLKTAVKDVSFDIYDEEFISIVGGSGCGKSVLAKIMLGLYKPTRGQFLYRDKPIKNLKAHWNEVQSVFQDPFGCFNQFFTIRSQLEDALNILKDKPSKEEVRRRVDEGLMAVNVKPEDIEGKYPFELSGGQMQRMLLARIFALRPKVLIADEATSMVDACVRANILDYLRKLKDELKMTVVFVTHDIGLANYVSDRIFIMHDGKIVNQGTPAEVLDNTTEPHTLKLLDDIPEVHKTEWIKNSHRSKKG is encoded by the coding sequence ATGCTGTCTGATAAACCCGTTGTATTTTCCGCTAAGCGCATCAGCAAGGACTTTGGTGCCGGTAAGACCCTGAAGACCGCCGTGAAGGATGTGTCCTTCGACATTTACGACGAAGAATTCATCTCCATCGTGGGTGGTTCGGGTTGCGGTAAGTCCGTGCTCGCAAAGATCATGCTCGGTCTTTACAAGCCGACTCGCGGCCAGTTCCTGTATCGCGACAAGCCCATCAAGAACCTGAAGGCTCACTGGAACGAAGTGCAGTCCGTGTTCCAGGATCCGTTCGGCTGCTTCAACCAGTTCTTTACGATTCGTAGCCAGCTGGAAGACGCCCTGAACATCCTCAAGGACAAGCCTTCCAAGGAAGAAGTCCGCCGCCGCGTGGACGAAGGCCTGATGGCTGTGAACGTGAAGCCCGAAGATATCGAAGGCAAGTACCCATTCGAACTTTCCGGTGGTCAGATGCAGCGTATGCTCTTGGCCCGTATCTTCGCGCTCCGTCCGAAGGTCTTGATCGCTGACGAAGCCACCTCCATGGTGGACGCCTGCGTGCGTGCAAACATCCTCGATTACCTCCGCAAGTTGAAAGACGAGCTGAAGATGACCGTGGTGTTCGTGACCCACGATATCGGTCTTGCAAACTACGTTTCTGACCGTATCTTCATCATGCACGACGGTAAGATCGTGAACCAGGGTACTCCTGCTGAAGTGCTCGACAACACAACCGAACCGCACACGCTCAAGCTGCTCGACGATATCCCGGAAGTCCACAAGACCGAATGGATTAAGAACAGCCATCGTTCCAAGAAAGGCTAA